The segment TTGAGCTCGGTTATACACCAACGAATAATGCTGGTAATAACAGTATTGCCCGAATCTATCAAAACACCAACTACGGTGATGTTGAGATGAATCAGGCGACGTATGACCTCTATGCTACAGATGACTACCGATTTGGTTTAGTAGCTGTAGAAGATGTAAGCGGAGACAACCAGTACCGTTTAGTTGGAAAATATCCTGACGAAATCAACGGTGATGATAACATCCGTATGCTTCGTATAGAAGAAGTTATTCTGAACAAAGCCGAAGCTCAGGCTCGCAACAACGCCACAGGTCTTGAAATTGCGACTACCTTGAACCAATTAGCTGATAACCGTTACCCGGTATCACCTTATGTTGGTACAGCTTCATTAGCTGATGTACTTCTTGAAAGACGTCTTGAACTACTTGGAGAAGGAGACTACTTCCATACCCAGATGAGAGACGAACAAGACATTGCTCCTGATGAAGATCCGGGAGGATTTCAAACACTGGTTTATCCTGACTTCCGTTCAGCATTCCCAATCCCACAAGTTGAGATGGATGCGAACTCAAGCATGGTTCAAAACACAGGTTATCAAGGAAACAACTAATAGTTAAATTAGTTTACATTTCTTTAAAGCCCTCACTTCGGTGAGGGCTTTTTTTTTGATCTATATCTTCTTTATCTGTCAGTGCAATTAGTATTCACTTCCAACTTCTTCCTGCCCTGTATAACCCCGGTTTAGAAAAGTGAGGGTAAGCTAATATTGCTTTTCCTGATTTCTCATATACTTAGAAGGTACTTTTTTTTGATCAGCAGACTATCGGCTTGCTCCTGATCTTTCAAATCTAAAAAACCCTTTTTCAAAACTTGAGTACAATAGAAACCTTCTGAACTCCCAAAGCCACATGTTGATATCCCACTCGGAAATATAAATACTCCCAATTCAGAAATAGCCCCTTTTCCCCTGGAGTCTGTTTTCCGACTTCCAGATATGGAGCCACTTCCAACCCCGGTGTTAACATCTTAAAGTCATCAAATGTATAAGTTGGGCGTTGCCAACTATCATCAGCGTTTTGTCTGGCTTGTATTCCCGAATAACGGTCAACCTTCACCGTAACACGACCGCCGACATTTACTTTTATTCGTTTGGTTTTCTTTACGCGCGTGGCCTGCTTTCGATATGTTAAACCGAGGGAATATAGCTTCTGAATTTCCACTGCTTTATCTGCAGGTTCTTTGTCAGGACCGTTGATGTTGTAATACGGGTGCATAAACCCCCTATAAATAGAGATGTGATAATTATCCTTACCCTTATATTTCCCTACATCAATACCTGTCAGAACCGTTCCTTGCAGGTGAAATGTGAAAAATCCATCCGCAATTAATCCCAGGTTATTATTTGCCATCACATCATATGCTCCATGAACAGAGGCATAGTAACCTGTAGGAGTATTATCCTGTGCTTGAATAATACCAGGGGTTGAAAACAGCAATACTGAGCTGAAGAATGAAATAGCTATTATTTTATACATATCAATCCTCCCTTAGGTGCCACGGCTGGTAGGCTACCAGTTTGGAGCTGGTTTGAACTAATAGTTTATTCTCAGAAACAGTCAGGTGCCAGATGTAACCCCCGCCTTCCGGTCCTTGTTGCTCGTGTACCAAGTCCCCAGTTTCGACGTCCAGAACAAAAATACTCCCATGGTCGGAATGATAGACATAGCCTTCCAGATACTCCTGTTGTACAAAGGCAGAACCCTCCCAGCTATATTCCCAAGCTAACTCGCCAGTACTTTTATCCAATGCAAAAAGTCTCGCATCTCCTGCGAAAAACAGATGCTTAGGGCCAATAGTAAAATTCCGGGTCCATTTGCCTGAGTCATCGGTAATAAATTCCCAAATGATCGCCCCTGTTTTGGCATCCAAAGCCACAAATACATTCCGGGGAGAATTACCGGCAGCCCCAGCATATACTACTCCATCTTCTACGATAGGAGCAGCATAAACAAATCCACTATTCTCCGTATTATAGGCCCACAGGCTGTCGCCGGTATTAGCGTCTAAAGAAGTTATGCGGCCGAAGCTAAGCCCCCCGTGTACTGTTTTAGCTTGCCCTGCAAATAATTTCTGACTATTGCTTCCAACATGTGCTACCGGCATTCCCAGATTTTTTATGTATTCAACACCTCCATTTACATTAACTGTGTACAATTGACTGCCCAAACCGACAATGGCATAGCCATTATTAAATATAGCATGTGTGCCAATCTTGAAAACCGTCAAAGGAGAATCTATCGGTACTGTCCATAAACGATCTCCAGTACTTTTGTTCCAAGCAATTAACTCATCAAAGTGATTTGTAAAAAGCTGATTCTCATTCTCTAAAAGTTTAGCCCCCGCCAATAAATACACCCCAAAGTCTTCTTTTTGCCAAATCAAAGTTCCATTCTCAACCGATAATGCTGTAATATGAGCATCACCACTCATTACAACCATTCCATTATTCGTTACTAATGGAGGGTGGTTAGGTGCATCAACATGTTCATAGGAATATTCCCATAATTGAGGAAGGACAGGATCTTCATTCTTGGGTTTATCACTCGTTGTAAAACAAGATTGAGTAAAAAATATCAGGAAAACGAATTTTAAATATTTCATAGCCGTAAAATTAACCTCTCTCAAATAGGAATTATTTTTTTATACACCTCAATCTTCTCTTAAGTGCCAGGGTTGGTAGGCGATCAGTTGACGGCTGGTTTGGGCAAAAATCTTATCCGTTGAAGCGGCTACATGCCAAAAGTAGGTGCCATCCGGGACAGATTCCTTATGTACAACCTTTCCAGTATTATCATTTATTACTAACATTTCCTTGTCACGAACATGATATACAAAACCTTCTAAGTATATCGGCTTATTGAAGTCACTTCCCTCCCATTCTACCCTCCAATCAATATTACCAGTTTCTTTATCTAATGCCGCCAGGCTGCCACTTGTATTTACATAATAATAGTCTGGACCCAGAGCAGAGTTAAATGTGTATACCTCTTGAGTCTGTCGCCAAATTTCTTCCCCGGTTTCTGCATTTAAAGCAATAGCTATTTCACCTGGAGAGTTACCATTAGTGCTAGCATATAGCATACCGTTTTCTAAAATAGGTGCTACCCAGGTAAAACCTCCCTGATCTGTTTCAAAAGACCATAGGCTGTCTCCAGTTTGTGCATTATAACAAACAATTTTACCTCTAGTTAAAGCGCCTGTAATCGTTTTAAATTGTCCCAAATAAAGCCTATTACCTTCATATCCCACTCCATTTGTTACAAATGGAATATCTATTGTAAATTCAATTCCACCATCCTTATTCAGTACGTATACGTCTAAGGTGTCTCCAACTAAAGCATAACCGTAATCCGTAACTTTATTTCGACCCCTATCAAATAATACAATATCATCCTCTGCACCTATTGAAAAAATCTTTTCACCTGTATTTACATCCCAAGCTTTGAATTCTCTCCATTCAGCTGATAGAATTCTATTCTCATCTGAAAGAATAGAAACAGTATTCGAAGCCCGTTCTTTTGGAGCTTCATTTTCCCATAATAATCTTCCTGTGGATATATCTAACATTTTTAGACCAATTGCCCCTGTGTATATTAAAAATCTATCTTTAACAACTTTTGGTACAGCTGAAGGAGCATCGATTATTTCATATTCATGAATCCAAAGTGTGCTCAATCCCTGTTCTTTTTCGATATTTCCAGTACTATTTTTACATGAAATCATTACCATAATTAGGACTATTTTTGAAATACAATTTCTGAGTTTCATAGTTCGAAAAATTTATAGCCAGAATAGATATCTATTCTGGCTATTTTGGTTAATAATTAAAAGTTGCGAAGTAAATCAGAAAGCCAAGTTTCCGTTCTTTTCATTGCTGGGTTTTCACTACCCTTCGCAAAAACAATACTGCCATCACTTCTTTTTAGGGTATAAGCTCTATCATAATTACGAAGTTCAAAATGGTTGTAGCCTCCATCCTCGTCAGTGTCATTCATATAAAAATTATGAGTACTTTCAAGATTATCTCCCTCACTCCAAACAACACTATTTATATTTACTACCCAATCACTCTTGTCAGGCAACTTAACTTCTTGGGTTACATAGCGAATCTCCCCATCAGGATTTTGAGAACAATCTTCAACAAATGACTGAATGTTGAATTGTCCGGGAAATTTTTCACTCAATCACTCCTTAAATGCCACGGCTCGTAGGCAATAAGCTGCCGGCTGGTTTGTGCAAAGATCTTATTGGAGGAAGCCGCTACATGCCAGATAGCAGTTCCATCCGGGGTAGGCTCACGGTGTACTACTTCACCTGTTTCATC is part of the Gracilimonas sediminicola genome and harbors:
- a CDS encoding PQQ-binding-like beta-propeller repeat protein codes for the protein MKLRNCISKIVLIMVMISCKNSTGNIEKEQGLSTLWIHEYEIIDAPSAVPKVVKDRFLIYTGAIGLKMLDISTGRLLWENEAPKERASNTVSILSDENRILSAEWREFKAWDVNTGEKIFSIGAEDDIVLFDRGRNKVTDYGYALVGDTLDVYVLNKDGGIEFTIDIPFVTNGVGYEGNRLYLGQFKTITGALTRGKIVCYNAQTGDSLWSFETDQGGFTWVAPILENGMLYASTNGNSPGEIAIALNAETGEEIWRQTQEVYTFNSALGPDYYYVNTSGSLAALDKETGNIDWRVEWEGSDFNKPIYLEGFVYHVRDKEMLVINDNTGKVVHKESVPDGTYFWHVAASTDKIFAQTSRQLIAYQPWHLRED
- a CDS encoding PQQ-binding-like beta-propeller repeat protein — protein: MKYLKFVFLIFFTQSCFTTSDKPKNEDPVLPQLWEYSYEHVDAPNHPPLVTNNGMVVMSGDAHITALSVENGTLIWQKEDFGVYLLAGAKLLENENQLFTNHFDELIAWNKSTGDRLWTVPIDSPLTVFKIGTHAIFNNGYAIVGLGSQLYTVNVNGGVEYIKNLGMPVAHVGSNSQKLFAGQAKTVHGGLSFGRITSLDANTGDSLWAYNTENSGFVYAAPIVEDGVVYAGAAGNSPRNVFVALDAKTGAIIWEFITDDSGKWTRNFTIGPKHLFFAGDARLFALDKSTGELAWEYSWEGSAFVQQEYLEGYVYHSDHGSIFVLDVETGDLVHEQQGPEGGGYIWHLTVSENKLLVQTSSKLVAYQPWHLRED